A single genomic interval of halophilic archaeon DL31 harbors:
- a CDS encoding peptidase M24 (KEGG: htu:Htur_2092 peptidase M24) produces MTDHSARTARLDSYLAATGDEAVWFARPNAFAWLTGGSNVVDREDPIGVAAAGYIPDAEPAFRVVASAGEAERIRDEELPEGFAVETAPWHQPLADAVAARSPPTAVADFDVPGLDRLDAAAVRQPLSAADIERYRQLGEETAAAVERVCRELSSDDTEHEVASALRITLSSGAIEAPVVRVAGSERAEQYRTPPAGNAQLGDYAVVSVTAARGGLHASLSRTVAFDPPEGFLARHRAAAQVEVTALAATHEAAESGDDASDVFATIRDAYAELGYPEATEAGEQGGAAGFARREWLATPESDQPVTAPMGYAWNPTVGGARSEDTYLVETGDDPFECLTATPNWPTETVSAVHVDREVERHAVYEP; encoded by the coding sequence ATGACCGACCACAGCGCCCGCACGGCCCGGCTCGATAGCTATCTCGCAGCAACAGGCGACGAGGCTGTCTGGTTCGCGCGGCCGAACGCATTCGCCTGGCTCACGGGCGGGAGCAACGTCGTCGACCGGGAGGATCCAATCGGTGTCGCTGCGGCGGGCTACATCCCCGATGCAGAGCCGGCGTTCCGCGTCGTTGCATCCGCGGGCGAGGCCGAGCGCATTCGAGACGAGGAACTCCCCGAAGGGTTCGCGGTCGAAACCGCCCCGTGGCACCAGCCGCTCGCCGATGCCGTGGCCGCACGCTCGCCACCTACTGCCGTAGCGGATTTCGATGTCCCCGGACTCGACAGGCTCGACGCGGCCGCAGTTCGCCAGCCGCTGAGTGCGGCCGACATCGAGCGCTACCGACAGCTGGGGGAGGAAACGGCCGCCGCCGTCGAGCGAGTGTGCCGAGAGCTGAGCTCGGACGATACCGAACACGAGGTCGCCTCGGCGCTCCGAATCACGCTCTCCTCGGGTGCCATCGAGGCGCCAGTTGTCCGGGTCGCGGGCAGCGAGCGCGCCGAACAGTACCGAACCCCGCCGGCCGGCAACGCCCAGCTGGGTGACTACGCGGTCGTCAGTGTGACTGCAGCCCGCGGCGGCCTGCACGCCTCACTCTCACGAACTGTGGCGTTCGATCCGCCCGAGGGTTTCCTGGCGCGACACCGCGCTGCGGCTCAGGTCGAGGTGACTGCGCTGGCCGCGACGCACGAGGCCGCGGAATCGGGCGATGACGCGAGCGACGTGTTCGCGACGATTCGGGACGCCTACGCAGAACTTGGCTACCCGGAGGCTACTGAGGCAGGCGAGCAGGGGGGTGCCGCTGGCTTCGCCCGCCGCGAGTGGCTAGCGACACCCGAGAGCGACCAGCCAGTGACGGCGCCGATGGGCTACGCGTGGAATCCAACAGTTGGCGGCGCGCGCAGTGAGGACACCTACCTGGTCGAAACGGGTGATGACCCGTTCGAGTGTCTGACCGCGACGCCGAACTGGCCGACAGAGACCGTCTCGGCGGTGCATGTCGACCGCGAGGTCGAGCGCCACGCTGTCTACGAGCCCTGA
- a CDS encoding ABC-type transporter, integral membrane subunit (PFAM: Binding-protein-dependent transport systems inner membrane component~KEGG: hla:Hlac_0250 binding-protein-dependent transport systems inner membrane component) has product MVSKRVVQNLRKEFRQSGLAKLGLVLVVSIILVAVFAPFIAPHNPTTQELGQAQLPPLGFSETKEATTSEMVDGEVVTKTVEKRVEANAAHPLGTDGLGRDMLSRTVYGARTSLMVGVLGTVFAALVGVPIGLIAGYYGGKFDDGLMRFADVSLAFPSLVLAIALIGLWGRAAVVLPDPFVSAGLVSGMPSTFTLPGTVVIVVGLVNWVWFARIARGEALSLRDEEYVKAARALGASDSTILGSHMLPNAITPIIVLATVQVAAIILLESSLSFLGFSGTTLSWGFDIAQGRNYISSGQWWIATIPGLAIMWSVIGINLIGDWLRDALDPGIEGEGGV; this is encoded by the coding sequence ATGGTCTCCAAACGTGTTGTTCAGAACCTCCGCAAGGAGTTCCGCCAGAGCGGCCTGGCAAAGCTCGGTCTAGTATTAGTCGTCTCGATTATCCTAGTTGCGGTGTTCGCACCATTTATCGCGCCGCACAATCCGACCACACAGGAACTTGGTCAGGCACAACTACCGCCACTCGGATTCTCCGAAACAAAGGAGGCGACAACTTCGGAGATGGTGGATGGCGAGGTCGTAACGAAGACCGTCGAGAAGCGTGTCGAGGCCAACGCGGCCCACCCCTTGGGCACCGACGGACTGGGGCGTGACATGCTGTCGAGAACGGTGTACGGTGCCCGAACCTCGCTGATGGTGGGAGTTCTCGGGACCGTGTTCGCGGCGCTCGTCGGCGTCCCGATCGGACTCATCGCGGGCTACTATGGCGGGAAGTTCGACGACGGGCTGATGCGCTTTGCCGACGTGAGCCTCGCGTTCCCGTCGCTCGTCCTCGCGATCGCGCTCATCGGACTATGGGGCCGGGCAGCCGTGGTCCTCCCCGACCCGTTCGTCTCGGCCGGACTCGTCTCTGGGATGCCGTCAACGTTCACGCTTCCCGGAACGGTCGTCATCGTAGTCGGACTGGTGAACTGGGTGTGGTTTGCACGGATCGCCCGCGGGGAGGCGCTCTCGTTGCGCGACGAGGAGTACGTCAAGGCGGCGCGTGCACTGGGTGCGAGCGACAGCACAATCCTCGGCAGCCACATGCTCCCAAATGCGATCACGCCGATAATCGTGCTGGCGACCGTCCAGGTCGCCGCAATCATCCTGCTTGAGTCCTCGCTCTCGTTCCTCGGGTTCTCTGGGACGACCCTCTCGTGGGGCTTCGACATCGCACAGGGTCGCAACTACATCTCCTCGGGTCAGTGGTGGATCGCAACGATCCCGGGCCTCGCGATCATGTGGTCGGTCATCGGCATCAACCTGATCGGTGACTGGCTGCGCGACGCGCTCGACCCCGGCATCGAAGGGGAGGGAGGTGTCTGA
- a CDS encoding malic protein NAD-binding protein (PFAM: Malic enzyme, NAD-binding; Malic enzyme, N-terminal; Phosphate acetyl/butaryl transferase~KEGG: hbo:Hbor_08740 allosteric nADP-dependent malic enzyme): MGLDDDAREYHRREPPGKIEISTTKPTNTQRDLSLAYSPGVAAPCMDIHEDENRAYEYTAKGNLVGVVSNGTAVLGLGDIGAQASKPVMEGKGVLFKRFADIDVFDIELDQTEVDAFCNAVRAMEPTFGGINLEDISAPECFEIEQRLRTEMDIPVFHDDQHGTAIISGAGLINATDILEKDISEMNITFSGAGGSAIATAKFYLELGATRENITMCDSTGIITETRVEEEGLPEYKEQFAQDIPNGDLADAMAGADMFVGLSVGGIVSKEMVASMAEDPIVFAMANPDPEITYDDAREARDDTVIMATGRSDYPNQVNNVLGFPFLFRGALDVRATDITENMKRAAAEALADLARQDVPDAVVKAYGDQPLQYGPEYIIPKPVDPRVLFQVAPTVAEAAMDEGVSRTEIDTDAYAEHLEARLGKSREMMRVVLNKAKNNRQRVALAEGNDEKMVRAAAQIEEQGIAKPVLLGNRSEIEQTTTRLGLDFHPDIIDPRADKTEKYADRLYELRQRKGITRSEADELVRRDTNYLGSAMVEQGDADALLTGLTHHYPSALRPPLEVIGTAADAEYAAGVYMLTFKNRVVFIADATVNQNPSEEVLAEITKHTATLARRFNIEPRAALLSYSNFGSVENEGTAKPRDAAATLRADPEVDFDVDGEMQADTAVVEEILTDTYEFSELDEAANVLVFPNLEAGNIAYKLLQRLGGAEAIGPMLVGMNKPVHVMQRGDEVKDIVNLAGVAAVDAQNQE; the protein is encoded by the coding sequence ATGGGACTAGATGACGACGCGCGGGAGTATCACCGGCGGGAGCCGCCCGGGAAGATCGAAATTTCGACGACGAAACCGACCAACACCCAGCGTGACCTCTCGCTGGCCTACTCACCGGGCGTCGCCGCCCCGTGTATGGATATCCACGAGGACGAGAACCGAGCCTACGAGTACACCGCGAAGGGGAATCTTGTGGGCGTCGTCTCCAACGGAACGGCAGTGCTCGGCCTCGGCGACATCGGCGCGCAGGCCTCCAAACCCGTGATGGAGGGGAAGGGTGTGCTGTTCAAGCGCTTCGCCGACATCGACGTGTTCGACATTGAACTCGACCAGACAGAGGTCGACGCGTTCTGTAACGCCGTCCGGGCGATGGAACCGACCTTTGGGGGCATCAACTTAGAGGACATCTCCGCGCCGGAGTGTTTCGAGATCGAACAGCGTCTGCGAACGGAGATGGATATCCCCGTCTTCCACGACGACCAGCACGGCACCGCCATCATCAGCGGCGCCGGCCTCATCAACGCCACCGACATCCTCGAGAAGGATATCTCCGAGATGAACATCACCTTCTCCGGGGCCGGCGGATCCGCGATCGCGACCGCGAAGTTCTACCTGGAACTCGGCGCGACGCGGGAGAACATCACCATGTGTGACTCGACGGGTATCATCACCGAGACCCGGGTCGAAGAAGAGGGGCTGCCGGAGTACAAGGAGCAGTTCGCCCAGGACATACCCAACGGCGATCTCGCCGACGCAATGGCGGGCGCCGACATGTTCGTTGGGCTCTCGGTTGGCGGCATCGTCTCTAAGGAGATGGTGGCGTCAATGGCCGAGGACCCCATCGTGTTCGCGATGGCCAATCCTGACCCCGAAATCACCTACGATGACGCCCGCGAAGCTCGGGACGACACCGTCATCATGGCGACGGGCCGCTCGGACTACCCGAACCAGGTGAACAACGTGCTGGGCTTCCCGTTCCTCTTCCGCGGTGCGCTCGACGTGCGAGCGACCGACATCACGGAGAACATGAAGCGCGCCGCCGCCGAGGCGCTCGCTGACCTCGCCCGGCAGGACGTGCCCGACGCCGTTGTCAAGGCCTATGGCGACCAACCGCTCCAATACGGCCCCGAGTACATCATTCCGAAGCCGGTCGACCCGCGCGTACTGTTCCAGGTCGCGCCCACTGTCGCCGAGGCGGCGATGGACGAGGGTGTCTCTCGGACGGAAATCGACACCGACGCCTACGCCGAGCACCTCGAGGCCCGGCTGGGCAAATCCCGCGAGATGATGCGGGTCGTGCTCAACAAGGCCAAGAACAACCGCCAGCGCGTCGCGCTCGCGGAGGGCAACGACGAGAAGATGGTGCGGGCGGCCGCCCAGATCGAGGAGCAGGGCATCGCCAAACCCGTCCTCTTGGGCAACCGCTCCGAAATCGAGCAGACGACGACCCGATTGGGACTGGATTTCCACCCCGACATCATCGACCCGCGGGCCGACAAGACCGAGAAGTACGCCGACCGGCTCTATGAACTCCGCCAGCGTAAGGGAATCACCCGAAGCGAGGCAGACGAACTGGTCCGCCGCGACACCAACTACCTCGGCAGTGCGATGGTCGAGCAGGGTGATGCCGACGCGCTCCTGACGGGGCTAACCCACCATTACCCTTCGGCGCTCCGGCCGCCGCTCGAAGTCATCGGCACCGCCGCCGACGCCGAGTACGCCGCCGGCGTCTACATGCTCACGTTCAAGAATCGGGTCGTCTTCATCGCCGACGCGACGGTGAACCAGAACCCCAGCGAGGAGGTGCTGGCCGAAATCACCAAACACACCGCCACGCTCGCCCGGCGGTTCAACATCGAACCGCGCGCGGCGCTGCTCTCCTACTCCAACTTCGGCTCCGTGGAGAACGAGGGGACTGCAAAACCCCGTGATGCCGCCGCGACGCTGCGGGCTGACCCCGAAGTGGACTTCGACGTCGACGGCGAGATGCAGGCCGACACGGCCGTCGTGGAGGAGATCCTCACGGACACCTACGAGTTCTCGGAGCTCGACGAGGCAGCGAACGTGCTCGTCTTCCCCAACCTCGAAGCCGGCAATATCGCGTACAAGCTGCTCCAGCGCCTTGGCGGCGCCGAGGCCATCGGGCCGATGCTCGTCGGAATGAACAAGCCCGTCCACGTGATGCAGCGCGGTGACGAAGTGAAGGATATCGTCAACCTCGCGGGTGTGGCAGCTGTCGACGCACAGAACCAAGAGTAA
- a CDS encoding ABC-type transporter, integral membrane subunit (PFAM: Binding-protein-dependent transport systems inner membrane component~KEGG: hla:Hlac_0251 binding-protein-dependent transport systems inner membrane component), whose amino-acid sequence MALGRFAIKRTLQGIGVVWGVITVVFALRFVTPGSAINAVAPLDADQETRQAIAAELGLDQPLYLQYGQYLFDLIQGDLGFSYIRGQAVTPLVLSKIPATVELALAATFVAIVLSIPLGVLSATRRNQPVDYGATLFSLVGISTPNFWLGIMMILVLAVEFGIFNTSGRGVNAGDVLLSIVGPERFLDTLIGWLTYITLPAIALGTYFTALITRLTRSGMLEELGKPYIRATRAKGLPETLVQYKHALRNTLTPVITVLGLQLGTLIGGAVITEAVFTWPGLGTLIIRSINLRDWPLLQGSLIVIGISFVLVNILVDMIYAYLDPRVVYD is encoded by the coding sequence ATGGCACTCGGTAGATTTGCGATCAAGAGAACGCTCCAAGGTATCGGTGTCGTCTGGGGCGTCATCACGGTCGTTTTCGCACTGCGGTTCGTCACGCCCGGGAGCGCGATCAACGCAGTGGCTCCGCTCGACGCCGATCAGGAGACGAGGCAGGCGATTGCCGCCGAACTCGGCCTCGACCAGCCACTGTATCTCCAGTACGGACAGTACCTGTTCGACCTCATCCAGGGCGACCTGGGATTCTCGTACATTCGGGGACAGGCGGTCACGCCGTTGGTGCTCTCGAAGATTCCCGCGACCGTGGAGTTGGCGCTCGCGGCGACCTTCGTCGCTATCGTCCTGTCAATCCCGCTGGGCGTACTCAGCGCAACGCGACGGAACCAGCCAGTCGACTACGGTGCAACGCTATTCTCCTTGGTCGGGATCAGCACACCGAACTTCTGGCTCGGGATCATGATGATCCTGGTTCTGGCCGTCGAGTTCGGGATCTTCAACACGAGCGGACGAGGGGTCAACGCCGGCGACGTGTTGCTGTCAATCGTCGGTCCGGAGCGGTTCCTCGACACTCTCATCGGCTGGCTGACGTACATCACGCTTCCGGCCATCGCGCTCGGAACGTACTTTACAGCGCTCATCACCCGGCTGACGCGTTCCGGGATGCTCGAGGAACTTGGCAAGCCGTACATTCGCGCGACCCGTGCGAAGGGGCTGCCCGAGACGCTCGTCCAGTACAAGCACGCGCTTCGGAACACTCTCACGCCGGTCATCACCGTCCTCGGGCTTCAACTCGGGACGCTGATAGGTGGTGCAGTGATCACCGAGGCGGTGTTCACGTGGCCCGGACTGGGGACGCTGATTATCCGGAGCATCAACCTCCGCGATTGGCCACTCCTCCAGGGGAGCCTCATCGTGATCGGAATTAGTTTCGTCCTGGTGAATATTCTCGTGGACATGATCTACGCATACCTCGATCCAAGAGTGGTGTACGACTAA
- a CDS encoding oligopeptide/dipeptide ABC transporter, ATPase subunit (SMART: ATPase, AAA+ type, core~TIGRFAM: Oligopeptide/dipeptide ABC transporter, ATP-binding protein, C-terminal~KEGG: nph:NP0766A dipeptide/oligopeptide/nickel ABC transporter ATP-binding protein~PFAM: ABC transporter-like; Oligopeptide/dipeptide ABC transporter, C-terminal): protein MTELDLGDPLLQVQDLEKYYYEQDSFLDSLLGNEARSVKAVDGISFDVHEGETLGLVGESGCGKSTTGETLLRLREATNGTVTFDGEDVLALDNEEMEQFRRRAQIVFQDPFSSLDPRMSVGAIVTEGLKIHGLPATNPDVETAVDVTVEAASVDASQVTATAADDLDRVVDPENGVARVRVTLHETADGLKATLDDHGELLGVDVEEAGDGSVTVSVEVSASDRKIRRTRAGRLLERVGLSSDQLDRYPHEYSGGQRQRVGIARALALDPEFIVLDEPVSALDVSVQAQVLNLLDDLQDEFGLTYLFIAHDLSVVRHICDRVAVMYLGKVAEIGPTDEIFEAPEHPYTKALLESVPRAEVSEQGRRVETLSGDVPSPRNPPSGCRFRTRCPQVIPPDGVELEQQAFRRVMDLRDSVEGRDINPDNVRGGTAAFRKSFFEMELPREDVEVVEEALGYVVTEDWDAAAETLRERYESICETTEPVTGEERHTAACHLVD, encoded by the coding sequence ATGACTGAGCTCGACTTGGGTGACCCGCTCCTCCAGGTGCAGGACCTCGAGAAATACTACTACGAACAGGACAGCTTCCTGGACAGTCTGCTGGGCAACGAGGCCCGCAGCGTCAAAGCTGTCGACGGCATCAGTTTTGACGTCCACGAGGGTGAGACGCTTGGACTGGTCGGCGAGTCGGGCTGTGGGAAATCCACGACCGGCGAGACGTTGCTGCGGCTGCGCGAGGCGACCAACGGGACCGTCACCTTCGATGGCGAGGACGTTCTCGCACTCGACAACGAGGAGATGGAACAGTTCCGCCGTCGCGCCCAAATCGTCTTCCAGGACCCGTTCTCGAGCCTGGACCCGCGGATGAGCGTCGGCGCCATCGTCACCGAGGGGCTGAAGATCCACGGGCTGCCGGCGACGAACCCCGACGTCGAGACGGCCGTAGACGTGACTGTCGAGGCGGCGTCTGTCGACGCCAGTCAGGTCACGGCCACTGCGGCCGACGACCTCGACCGCGTGGTCGACCCAGAGAACGGCGTCGCGCGGGTCCGTGTGACGCTCCACGAGACTGCAGATGGACTCAAGGCGACGCTCGACGACCACGGCGAACTCCTCGGCGTGGACGTCGAGGAGGCCGGTGACGGCTCGGTAACCGTCTCGGTCGAGGTGAGCGCATCTGACCGGAAGATACGGCGAACGCGAGCGGGACGGCTGCTCGAGCGGGTCGGCCTCTCGAGCGACCAGTTGGATCGCTACCCACACGAGTACTCGGGTGGGCAGCGCCAGCGCGTCGGCATCGCCCGGGCGCTCGCGCTCGACCCCGAGTTCATCGTCCTCGACGAGCCGGTTTCCGCCCTCGACGTGAGCGTGCAGGCGCAGGTGCTGAACCTGCTCGACGATCTGCAAGACGAGTTCGGGCTGACCTACCTCTTCATCGCCCACGACCTGAGCGTGGTTCGGCATATCTGTGACCGCGTCGCGGTGATGTATCTCGGCAAAGTGGCCGAAATCGGCCCGACCGACGAGATATTTGAGGCGCCCGAACACCCCTACACGAAGGCGCTCCTGGAGAGCGTCCCGCGGGCGGAGGTCAGCGAACAGGGCCGTCGCGTGGAGACGCTCTCCGGCGACGTGCCCTCGCCGCGGAATCCGCCGTCGGGCTGCCGGTTCCGAACCCGGTGTCCGCAGGTCATCCCGCCGGACGGGGTCGAACTGGAACAGCAGGCGTTCCGCCGCGTGATGGACCTCCGTGACAGCGTGGAAGGGCGGGACATCAACCCGGACAACGTCCGCGGGGGCACCGCGGCGTTCCGCAAATCGTTCTTCGAGATGGAGCTGCCGCGGGAAGACGTTGAGGTCGTTGAGGAGGCGCTCGGCTACGTTGTGACCGAGGACTGGGACGCCGCGGCCGAGACACTCCGCGAGCGCTATGAGTCCATCTGTGAGACGACTGAGCCGGTCACCGGGGAGGAGCGTCACACGGCCGCCTGTCACCTCGTCGACTGA
- a CDS encoding oligopeptide/dipeptide ABC transporter, ATPase subunit (SMART: ATPase, AAA+ type, core~TIGRFAM: Oligopeptide/dipeptide ABC transporter, ATP-binding protein, C-terminal~KEGG: hvo:HVO_2443 putative dipeptides/oligopeptides ABC transporter ATP-binding protein~PFAM: ABC transporter-like; Oligopeptide/dipeptide ABC transporter, C-terminal): MTEEILRVRNLTTRFFTEEGQINAVEHVDFDVRDGEVFGIVGESGSGKSVTALSIIDLVESPGRIVEGEVWYRNADLADEHRESHPDAVDGEFVDIRQLPEATRRWLRGPAFATIFQDPMSSLNPSITVGEQIAEAVEVQRRARANPRRTRSRTQGYGLSRFLLDSVLPSQHYVSEESHDHAVELLEQVGIPDPAERATEYPHQFSGGMLQRAMVAQALAGEPDVLIADEPTTALDVTIQAQILNLLSDLQQEEDMSVVLITHNLGVIARMCNRVGVMYAGEIVERGSLVDVFENPVHPYTQGLLGSIPDIEDPSPRLSPIEGNVPSLLDSQMGDRCYFADRCPKAMEVCLTPVAERDVQDESASTDGHRVRCVLADQPYNEADALAESYDWSTEVSADD, encoded by the coding sequence ATGACTGAAGAAATTCTGCGGGTCCGAAACCTCACGACCCGCTTTTTCACGGAGGAAGGACAGATCAACGCGGTCGAACACGTCGACTTCGACGTGCGCGACGGCGAGGTGTTCGGCATCGTCGGCGAGTCGGGGTCGGGGAAATCCGTCACCGCACTCTCGATCATCGACCTGGTGGAGTCGCCGGGGCGCATCGTCGAGGGCGAAGTCTGGTACCGCAACGCCGATTTGGCCGACGAGCACCGCGAGAGCCACCCCGACGCCGTCGACGGGGAGTTCGTCGACATCCGCCAGCTGCCCGAGGCGACCCGGCGCTGGCTCCGTGGCCCCGCGTTCGCGACCATCTTCCAGGACCCGATGAGCAGCCTCAACCCATCCATCACGGTGGGTGAACAGATTGCTGAGGCCGTTGAGGTCCAGCGCCGCGCCCGCGCGAACCCGCGGCGCACACGCTCTCGTACGCAGGGCTACGGACTGAGTCGCTTCCTGCTTGACTCGGTGCTCCCCTCCCAGCACTACGTCAGCGAGGAGAGCCACGACCACGCGGTCGAACTGCTCGAACAGGTGGGGATTCCTGACCCCGCCGAGCGGGCGACGGAGTACCCCCATCAGTTCTCCGGCGGGATGCTCCAGCGCGCGATGGTTGCCCAAGCGCTCGCCGGTGAACCGGACGTACTCATCGCCGACGAGCCCACAACCGCCCTGGACGTGACCATTCAGGCCCAGATTCTGAACCTCCTCTCGGACCTGCAGCAAGAAGAGGACATGAGCGTCGTGCTCATCACGCACAATCTCGGCGTCATCGCCCGGATGTGCAACCGCGTCGGCGTGATGTACGCCGGCGAGATCGTCGAGCGCGGCTCGCTCGTTGACGTGTTCGAGAATCCGGTCCACCCCTACACGCAGGGGCTGCTGGGCTCGATTCCGGATATCGAGGATCCCTCGCCGCGACTCTCCCCGATCGAGGGGAACGTGCCGAGCCTGCTGGACTCCCAGATGGGCGACCGGTGTTACTTCGCGGACCGCTGTCCGAAGGCGATGGAGGTCTGTCTGACACCAGTTGCGGAGCGTGACGTGCAAGACGAGTCGGCATCGACTGACGGTCACCGTGTCCGCTGTGTGCTGGCTGACCAGCCGTACAACGAGGCTGACGCCTTGGCTGAAAGCTACGACTGGTCCACGGAGGTGAGCGCCGATGACTGA
- a CDS encoding ABC-type transporter, periplasmic subunit (PFAM: Bacterial extracellular solute-binding protein, family 5; Twin-arginine translocation pathway, signal sequence, subgroup~KEGG: hwa:HQ1310A ABC-type dipeptide/oligopeptide/nickel transport system, substrate binding protein): MANQNTSRRRFLKATGSAAAAVGLAGCAGDDGSGESTPTETSESGETESTDETSGSGTFSVNVTMGQMDSGLDPQDHAETNTEIIVGQAYDGLMDRDKNGQIIASLATDWERVEPGVARFTLRDGVTFHNGDDLTPEDVAYSIRRIVFNDVGISSPQTNDLGTVSEVETGDGEVTVRFDGLNPIVFQLFATNGPIVQQSWIEENGSDFINQNINGTGPFQLTDYDSGNQVSFEKNPDYWGDVTTVDEVTLGASSESSTRVNRLLAEESDIVTNVPPQEVSRVESSDVARVNAVPSTRVIFLQMRYDVEPFSSQQFRQAMNYAVDLESIIKNVLNGFGSPTGQPTLEAFTGHNPDIEPYPYDPEEAERLVEESGHAGVEITLQTPIGRYLKDVEIAQAAASQIDSLSNVSCSLKQREFSSLVQDITTGNIEDKPHFNLLGWGNGEFDASQTIIPLLASNGALTILKNDEVDALMEEAQNEADPDAREEILQEANSLLHDLAPWVFMHQQFSVYGVSNEIEWQPRNDEFIDVDTATRR; encoded by the coding sequence ATGGCAAACCAGAATACGAGCAGACGTCGGTTCCTGAAGGCGACGGGTTCTGCGGCAGCCGCTGTCGGATTAGCAGGCTGTGCAGGGGACGACGGCTCCGGAGAATCGACTCCGACGGAGACGAGCGAGAGCGGAGAGACTGAATCCACCGACGAGACGAGCGGAAGCGGGACGTTCTCTGTGAACGTCACCATGGGTCAGATGGACTCCGGGCTCGACCCCCAGGACCACGCCGAAACCAATACCGAGATCATTGTCGGACAGGCATACGACGGCCTGATGGATCGCGACAAGAATGGACAGATTATCGCGAGCCTCGCGACCGACTGGGAACGCGTCGAGCCGGGTGTCGCTAGGTTCACGCTCCGCGACGGTGTGACGTTCCACAACGGCGATGACCTGACCCCAGAGGACGTTGCCTACAGTATCCGGCGGATTGTGTTCAACGACGTCGGAATATCCAGCCCCCAGACGAACGACCTTGGCACCGTCAGCGAGGTCGAAACCGGTGACGGCGAGGTGACGGTTCGATTCGACGGGCTGAATCCGATCGTTTTCCAACTGTTCGCGACGAACGGACCGATCGTCCAGCAGTCGTGGATCGAGGAGAACGGCTCCGACTTCATCAATCAGAACATCAACGGGACCGGCCCGTTCCAGCTGACCGATTACGACTCCGGCAATCAGGTCAGTTTCGAGAAGAATCCCGACTACTGGGGAGACGTGACAACTGTCGACGAAGTCACGCTTGGCGCGTCCAGCGAGTCGAGCACTCGCGTCAACAGGCTGCTCGCCGAGGAGTCCGACATCGTCACGAACGTGCCGCCGCAGGAGGTTTCGCGCGTCGAGAGCTCCGACGTCGCACGGGTCAACGCGGTGCCGAGTACTCGTGTCATCTTCCTCCAGATGCGGTACGACGTGGAGCCGTTCTCCAGCCAGCAGTTCCGTCAGGCCATGAACTACGCGGTCGACCTCGAGAGCATCATCAAGAACGTGCTCAACGGATTTGGATCGCCGACGGGTCAGCCGACACTGGAGGCGTTTACGGGACACAACCCGGACATCGAACCGTACCCGTACGACCCTGAAGAGGCTGAGCGGCTGGTTGAGGAGTCCGGACACGCCGGCGTCGAGATCACGCTCCAGACTCCGATCGGGCGGTACCTGAAGGACGTCGAGATCGCGCAAGCGGCGGCCAGCCAAATTGACTCGCTGTCGAACGTGTCGTGTTCACTCAAACAGCGGGAGTTCTCCTCACTGGTCCAGGACATCACGACGGGTAATATCGAGGACAAACCGCACTTCAACCTCCTCGGTTGGGGGAACGGGGAGTTCGACGCCTCACAGACGATTATCCCACTGCTGGCATCGAACGGTGCCCTGACGATCCTGAAGAACGATGAGGTAGACGCACTCATGGAGGAGGCACAGAACGAAGCGGATCCCGATGCACGGGAAGAAATCCTTCAGGAGGCCAACTCGCTGCTGCACGACCTCGCCCCGTGGGTGTTCATGCACCAGCAGTTCAGCGTGTACGGTGTCTCCAACGAGATTGAGTGGCAGCCCCGGAACGACGAGTTCATCGACGTGGACACGGCCACTCGCCGCTAA